Proteins from one Palaemon carinicauda isolate YSFRI2023 chromosome 26, ASM3689809v2, whole genome shotgun sequence genomic window:
- the LOC137619969 gene encoding interaptin-like translates to MDKLFEKNWPYLALIALCGVAVLREAFGNHLRYIFAGVNRDGQDNVFGIDNSLLFVLLGAVLLFVVRQGKQRKTDEEEEEEDLKRNIPELCVTLKEQVKNLNVIALNMTKIRELERKLKETEDCKKKEELGNILRFTKQKLKHQALLDKIRCLEDQKNLLGKQMAAYGRSKAELEETLLQIKEENKHLKKYIDDIAQRNDNFNNQVMSLTAHLAESNCRLVQLQTVADKMHENLCKVNEEKMEMEEHIQAQAETINRCKNDKEKMQLEVEDLQKEVRFLSQAKQNLECQLQEKDTRLRKQSALLQERDGRLQEMNKKVNAINGENNRLQDDLRQLQREKEQCLHNFENIKMQMKQQEQINARLQQQISLLMRWRQGVAFGLRKTDDQLANGAP, encoded by the coding sequence atggataagttatttgaaaagaaTTGGCCTTACTTGGCCCTCATAGCTCTCTGCGGAGTCGCCGTGCTCCGTGAAGCCTTCGGGAATCATCTTCGGTACATCTTCGCTGGAGTCAACCGTGATGGTCAGGACAACGTCTTTGGGATCGACAATTCCCTTCTCTTTGTTTTACTTGGAGCAGTTCTTTTATTTGTTGTAAGACAAGGAAAGCAACGAAAGactgacgaagaagaagaagaagaagacttgaagaGAAACATCCCGGAGCTCTGTGTCACACTAAAAGAGCAAGTAAAGAATCTGAATGTGATTGCCCTTAATATGACAAAGATTCGGGAGCTGGAGCGCAAGTTGAAAGAAACAGAGGattgtaagaagaaagaagagcTGGGGAATATCTTAAGATTTACAAAGCAGAAGTTGAAGCATCAAGCCTTGTTAGACAAGATCCGTTGCCTCGAGGATCAGAAGAATCTTTTGGGAAAGCAGATGGCAGCTTATGGAAGGTCTAAAGCTGAACTGGAAGAAACgctccttcagatcaaagaagaaaacaaacacCTGAAGAAATATATTGATGATATAGCCCAAAgaaatgataactttaataaccAGGTGATGAGTCTGACGGCTCACTTGGCTGAGAGCAATTGCCGACTCGTTCAGCTACAGACTGTTGCAGATAAGATGCACGAGAATCTGTGTAAAGTGAATGAAGAAAAGATGGAGATGGAAGAACACATTCAGGCACAAGCCGAGACAATCAACCGATGCAAAAATGACAAGGAAAAGATGCAGCTTGAAGTTGAAGATCTACAAAAAGAAGTAAGATTCCTTTCTCAAGCAAAGCAAAATCTGGAATGCCAGCTACAAGAAAAAGACACCAGACTCCGCAAACAGAGTGCGTTGCTGCAAGAGAGAGATGGCCGTCTTCAGGAGATGAACAAGAAAGTCAACGCCATAAATGGAGAAAATAATCGACTGCAAGATGACCTGCGGCAGCTACAACGGGAGAAGGAACAGTGTCTCCATAACTTTGAAAACATCAAGATGCAGATGAAACAACAAGAGCAAATAAACGCTCGACTCCAACAACAAATCTCTCTTCTCATGAGATGGCGCCAAGGTGTGGCCTTCGGCCTGAGGAAAACTGACGACCAGCTCGCCAATGGGGCTCCATAG